A window of Rhododendron vialii isolate Sample 1 chromosome 13a, ASM3025357v1 contains these coding sequences:
- the LOC131312330 gene encoding uncharacterized protein LOC131312330 isoform X2 has product MGFNSVYRMLQNVFPQVDTRVLRAVAIENPKDPDTAVEVVLTEVIPYLSKAVEDGSPAEDTLQVDSTYLDLDESTKTLSGSAYSKTNSYQDEVCRDDGNEESASSGKHEQSYVVDGSDVISFVTPIATPYANGADDHCNNVDLKTQESNYLQESSYVELGSNQGSHASSTSSKHGYGGNDGTMSGNQVADSEDFDRACPCGSNSVVPGESRLEQSSIDLEVENAVVQLAPTPVQECIPDAPKGSLQLAVVDPLYSDSEKPESSGSYDGSNKDVPSGDMVDFEDESAMNNVVTRSGQICRIDLLEDIIEDARNNKKTLFLAMESVISLMREVELQEKAAEQAKEEAARGGFDILLRVGDLKQMLQHAKEANNMHAGEVFGEKAILATEARELQSRLLSLADERDKSLAILDDMRRNIEERLEAAETERKVAEEEKKEKEASARIALAEQQLIMEKVVEESKILKQEAEENSKLQEFLMDRGRFVDVLQGEISVICQDVKLLKEKFDERVPLSKSLSSSQTTCILASSSSSLKSMSPDLVPELAESTAKKTSPSPSVDYHLSSGGEESDREDRKALTDDGWEFFDNREFDT; this is encoded by the exons ATGGGTTTCAATTCAGTTTATCGCATGTTGCAGAATGTCTTTCCACAG GTTGATACTCGTGTACTGAGGGCTGTTGCTATCGAGAACCCGAAAGATCCTGATACAGCTGTGGAAGTTGTTCTAACGGAGGTTATTCCTTATTTGTCGAAAG CTGTGGAAGATGGATCCCCTGCAGAGGACACCCTTCAGGTGGATTCAACATATTTGGATTTGGATGAGTCCACTAAGACCTTAAGCGGTTCTGCATATTCTAAGACAAATAGTTATCAAGATGAAGTATGTAGAGATGATGGAAATGAGGAATCAGCTTCATCAGGGAAGCATGAACAAAGCTATGTCGTAGATGGCTCTGATGTGATCTCCTTTGTCACGCCAATAGCTACGCCATATGCAAATGGTGCAGATGATCATTGCAATAATGTAGACCTGAAAACTCAGGAAAGCAATTATTTACAGGAGTCTAGCTATGTTGAACTTGGGTCAAATCAGGGTTCACATGCTTCATCAACCAGTTCAAAACATGGCTATGGTGGTAACGATGGGACAATGAGTGGCAATCAGGTGGCTGATTCAGAAGATTTTGATCGGGCTTGTCCTTGTGGTAGTAATTCGGTTGTCCCTGGGGAAAGCCGTCTAGAACAATCATCTATAGATTTGGAGGTAGAGAATGCTGTGGTTCAGCTGGCTCCAACACCTGTTCAAGAATGCATACCAGACGCTCCAAAAGGCAGCCTTCAATTAGCAGTTGTGGATCCGCTATATAGTGATTCTGAGAAACCAGAATCAAGTGGTTCTTATGATGGTTCGAATAAAGACGTACCTTCTGGTGATATGGTTGACTTTGAGGATGAGTCTGCCATGAACAATGTAGTTACACGATCAGGGCAAATTTGTAGAATCGATCTGCTGGAGGATATAATTGAAGATGCAAGAAACAACAAG AAAACCCTGTTCTTAGCGATGGAATCAGTGATCAGCTTGATGAGAGAAGTGGAACTTCAAGAGAAAGCTGCAGAACAAGCCAAGGAAGAAGCTGCTAGGGggggctttgatattctcctcAGGGTTGGGGATCTCAAACAGATGCTACAACATGCAAAAGAAGCAAACAACATG CATGCTGGAGAAGTTTTTGGAGAGAAGGCTATCCTAGCAACTGAAGCGAGGGAACTTCAATCTCGCCTGCTCAGCTTGGCAGACGAAAGAGATAAATCTCTCGCAATTCTTGATGAT ATGCGTAGAAATATTGAGGAACGATTGGAAGCAGCAGAAACAGAGAGGAAAGTAGCAGAGgaagagaagaaggaaaaggaagcGTCTGCAAGAATTGCACTTGCTGAGCAACAACTGATCATGGAGAAGGTGGTGGAAGAATCAAAGATATTAAAGCAAGAAGCAGAGGAAAATTCCAAG TTACAGGAGTTCCTAATGGACCGTGGTCGATTTGTGGATGTGTTGCA AGGAGAGATCTCTGTTATTTGTCAGGATGTGAAGCTGCTGAAAGAGAAGTTTGACGAGCGTGTTCCACTTAGCAAATCTCTTTCCTCTAGCCAGACAACCTGCATTTTAGCTTCTTCAAGTTCATCCCTTAAGAGCATGTCTCCTGATCTTGTTCCTGAACTAGCCGAGTCGACTGCCAAGAAGACAAGCCCAAGTCCCTCGGTTGATTACCATCTCTCCTCTGGAGGGGAGGAGAGTGACAGAGAGGATCGCAAGGCATTAACTGATGATGGATGGGAATTCTTTGACAACCGTGAATTTGACACGTGA
- the LOC131312330 gene encoding uncharacterized protein LOC131312330 isoform X1 has protein sequence MGFNSVYRMLQNVFPQVDTRVLRAVAIENPKDPDTAVEVVLTEVIPYLSKVAVEDGSPAEDTLQVDSTYLDLDESTKTLSGSAYSKTNSYQDEVCRDDGNEESASSGKHEQSYVVDGSDVISFVTPIATPYANGADDHCNNVDLKTQESNYLQESSYVELGSNQGSHASSTSSKHGYGGNDGTMSGNQVADSEDFDRACPCGSNSVVPGESRLEQSSIDLEVENAVVQLAPTPVQECIPDAPKGSLQLAVVDPLYSDSEKPESSGSYDGSNKDVPSGDMVDFEDESAMNNVVTRSGQICRIDLLEDIIEDARNNKKTLFLAMESVISLMREVELQEKAAEQAKEEAARGGFDILLRVGDLKQMLQHAKEANNMHAGEVFGEKAILATEARELQSRLLSLADERDKSLAILDDMRRNIEERLEAAETERKVAEEEKKEKEASARIALAEQQLIMEKVVEESKILKQEAEENSKLQEFLMDRGRFVDVLQGEISVICQDVKLLKEKFDERVPLSKSLSSSQTTCILASSSSSLKSMSPDLVPELAESTAKKTSPSPSVDYHLSSGGEESDREDRKALTDDGWEFFDNREFDT, from the exons ATGGGTTTCAATTCAGTTTATCGCATGTTGCAGAATGTCTTTCCACAG GTTGATACTCGTGTACTGAGGGCTGTTGCTATCGAGAACCCGAAAGATCCTGATACAGCTGTGGAAGTTGTTCTAACGGAGGTTATTCCTTATTTGTCGAAAG TAGCTGTGGAAGATGGATCCCCTGCAGAGGACACCCTTCAGGTGGATTCAACATATTTGGATTTGGATGAGTCCACTAAGACCTTAAGCGGTTCTGCATATTCTAAGACAAATAGTTATCAAGATGAAGTATGTAGAGATGATGGAAATGAGGAATCAGCTTCATCAGGGAAGCATGAACAAAGCTATGTCGTAGATGGCTCTGATGTGATCTCCTTTGTCACGCCAATAGCTACGCCATATGCAAATGGTGCAGATGATCATTGCAATAATGTAGACCTGAAAACTCAGGAAAGCAATTATTTACAGGAGTCTAGCTATGTTGAACTTGGGTCAAATCAGGGTTCACATGCTTCATCAACCAGTTCAAAACATGGCTATGGTGGTAACGATGGGACAATGAGTGGCAATCAGGTGGCTGATTCAGAAGATTTTGATCGGGCTTGTCCTTGTGGTAGTAATTCGGTTGTCCCTGGGGAAAGCCGTCTAGAACAATCATCTATAGATTTGGAGGTAGAGAATGCTGTGGTTCAGCTGGCTCCAACACCTGTTCAAGAATGCATACCAGACGCTCCAAAAGGCAGCCTTCAATTAGCAGTTGTGGATCCGCTATATAGTGATTCTGAGAAACCAGAATCAAGTGGTTCTTATGATGGTTCGAATAAAGACGTACCTTCTGGTGATATGGTTGACTTTGAGGATGAGTCTGCCATGAACAATGTAGTTACACGATCAGGGCAAATTTGTAGAATCGATCTGCTGGAGGATATAATTGAAGATGCAAGAAACAACAAG AAAACCCTGTTCTTAGCGATGGAATCAGTGATCAGCTTGATGAGAGAAGTGGAACTTCAAGAGAAAGCTGCAGAACAAGCCAAGGAAGAAGCTGCTAGGGggggctttgatattctcctcAGGGTTGGGGATCTCAAACAGATGCTACAACATGCAAAAGAAGCAAACAACATG CATGCTGGAGAAGTTTTTGGAGAGAAGGCTATCCTAGCAACTGAAGCGAGGGAACTTCAATCTCGCCTGCTCAGCTTGGCAGACGAAAGAGATAAATCTCTCGCAATTCTTGATGAT ATGCGTAGAAATATTGAGGAACGATTGGAAGCAGCAGAAACAGAGAGGAAAGTAGCAGAGgaagagaagaaggaaaaggaagcGTCTGCAAGAATTGCACTTGCTGAGCAACAACTGATCATGGAGAAGGTGGTGGAAGAATCAAAGATATTAAAGCAAGAAGCAGAGGAAAATTCCAAG TTACAGGAGTTCCTAATGGACCGTGGTCGATTTGTGGATGTGTTGCA AGGAGAGATCTCTGTTATTTGTCAGGATGTGAAGCTGCTGAAAGAGAAGTTTGACGAGCGTGTTCCACTTAGCAAATCTCTTTCCTCTAGCCAGACAACCTGCATTTTAGCTTCTTCAAGTTCATCCCTTAAGAGCATGTCTCCTGATCTTGTTCCTGAACTAGCCGAGTCGACTGCCAAGAAGACAAGCCCAAGTCCCTCGGTTGATTACCATCTCTCCTCTGGAGGGGAGGAGAGTGACAGAGAGGATCGCAAGGCATTAACTGATGATGGATGGGAATTCTTTGACAACCGTGAATTTGACACGTGA
- the LOC131312331 gene encoding small polypeptide DEVIL 14 has protein sequence MAANSLPLRCSKLRSWSWQRCSKQIREQRARVYIIWRCTVMLLSWHD, from the coding sequence ATGGCAGCAAACTCATTGCCTTTGAGGTGTTCGAAGCTCCGGTCATGGTCATGGCAACGGTGTTCAAAGCAGATCCGAGAGCAAAGGGCTCGGGTTTACATCATCTGGAGATGTACTGTGATGCTTCTATCCTGGCACGACTGA